In the Fibrobacter sp. UWR4 genome, one interval contains:
- the hisD gene encoding histidinol dehydrogenase → MQIVKATPSSKEIERICGREVAPSREIYNKVVDILADIKKGGYAKAVEYAQKFDGLKGKNIRVSEKEIAKSAAKCPADLQKALKQAIKNVRDFHQNQMEESWLMEGKDGVVLGQRIRPMKRVGLYVPGGAGIYPSTVIMNAVPALVAGVEDIVVVTPIKGEINRAVAFVLQQLGITEVYHIGGAQAIGLLAYGAKDAKGKTVVERVDKIVGPGNVFAAVAKKEVFGVVDIDMVAGPSEVLVMADKTADPDFVAADLLSQAEHGSGFEAAICITDDMQTAQMISACVDVQVENSPKKELLQKVLDNFGRILVVKDWFDGVAIANKIAPEHLEVMTDEAESMAAQIENAGAVFIGHWSSEPVGDYFAGPNHVLPTNGTGRFFSPLGVYDFLKRMSIIRYSEKAIKKNAKAIAAVAMEEGFYHHAQAVLKRL, encoded by the coding sequence ATGCAAATAGTTAAGGCTACTCCCTCCTCTAAGGAGATTGAACGCATCTGCGGTCGCGAAGTCGCACCCAGCCGCGAGATTTATAACAAGGTTGTAGATATCCTTGCTGACATCAAGAAGGGCGGCTACGCAAAGGCTGTGGAATACGCCCAGAAGTTCGATGGCCTGAAGGGCAAGAACATCCGCGTTTCCGAAAAGGAAATTGCGAAGTCTGCCGCCAAGTGCCCCGCTGATTTGCAGAAGGCTCTGAAGCAGGCCATCAAGAACGTTCGCGACTTCCACCAGAATCAGATGGAAGAATCCTGGCTCATGGAAGGCAAGGATGGTGTTGTCCTTGGTCAGCGTATCCGCCCCATGAAGCGCGTGGGCCTCTACGTTCCGGGTGGTGCCGGCATTTACCCCAGCACCGTTATTATGAACGCAGTGCCCGCACTGGTTGCTGGCGTTGAAGACATCGTGGTGGTGACCCCCATCAAGGGTGAAATCAACCGCGCCGTGGCCTTCGTGCTGCAGCAGCTGGGCATTACCGAAGTCTACCACATTGGCGGCGCTCAGGCTATTGGCCTATTGGCTTACGGTGCCAAGGATGCCAAGGGCAAGACTGTCGTAGAACGCGTCGACAAGATTGTGGGCCCGGGTAACGTATTTGCCGCCGTCGCCAAGAAGGAAGTCTTCGGTGTTGTTGATATCGATATGGTGGCTGGTCCTTCCGAAGTTCTCGTCATGGCCGACAAGACCGCTGATCCTGACTTCGTTGCTGCAGACCTGCTTTCCCAGGCTGAACACGGTTCCGGTTTCGAAGCTGCCATCTGTATCACTGATGACATGCAGACCGCCCAGATGATTTCTGCCTGCGTGGATGTCCAGGTGGAAAACAGCCCCAAGAAGGAACTGCTCCAGAAGGTGCTGGACAACTTCGGCCGTATTCTCGTGGTGAAGGACTGGTTCGATGGCGTTGCCATTGCAAACAAGATTGCTCCGGAACATCTCGAGGTCATGACCGACGAGGCCGAGTCTATGGCTGCACAGATTGAAAATGCCGGCGCCGTGTTTATCGGTCATTGGTCTTCTGAACCGGTGGGCGACTACTTCGCAGGTCCCAACCATGTGCTGCCCACTAACGGCACTGGCCGCTTCTTCAGCCCCCTGGGCGTGTACGACTTCCTGAAGCGTATGTCCATCATCCGCTACAGCGAAAAGGCCATCAAGAAGAACGCCAAGGCAATTGCTGCCGTTGCAATGGAAGAAGGTTTCTACCATCACGCACAGGCTGTGCTTAAGCGTTTGTAA